A stretch of DNA from Tachysurus vachellii isolate PV-2020 chromosome 4, HZAU_Pvac_v1, whole genome shotgun sequence:
AGCTGTaaatggaataataataataaaaagttaatagTATAGTAAGAGGCTGTGTCTGCAAACACAAGAGCTGAGCTCACAAGGGCTGAGTGTTTAAAAGCTGCACAAACAAAAGACTTTGTTATCAAATTTAAAGAGaatcagtcaaaaaaaaaaaaagtacaacttCCTGTCTGCAAGCCACTTTCActcataaaaacattttccGTTGTGAGACTTATCACAGTCTCCGTCGAtcaatgatttaaaacaaaaagaaaacgttCCTTTTGTTCATAACtttcttacattacattaccttTATGGGATTTTAATTCTTTAACATTCTAATGATGTATTTCTTGatttttatcaaaaaaaataaaaataaaaaaaataaaaaaattcttaaactaaaaattattttattcttttcttataTGTTATTCCTATAAATTGTAGAAATGTTATATATTccatttgcatttaattttttggatgatatattatatttttatttactgtatatgatatatttcctatttttaataaaaaaaaattatatttcaacgaattacttatttattttggcagcatttttattgttatacttTCATTATATGTGtcattatatgtgtgtttatatatatatgtgtgtgtgtgtgtgtgtgtgtgtgtttgtgtgttataacaTTAGCATATTCTTTCTTAtgttaattttcattttaaaattaaagaaattttttgcctattttactattttattttactattctacttttttctttttttaaactaaataattttgagattatttaattaatattattatttattattatgtagctattattattatgatttttattattattattattattattattgttattattattattattattactgacatACTTGaaacacaaattattattagaagattaaaataattgttttttttgtttttttttttttaaaaaaaagctagttTCCTTTTTCTACACAAACAGATAAAGGaactgtgtgtgaaaaaaacaaatttcagAGGAACAGAAAGTAAactttagggggaaaaaatttttcaggtttttttcttttcaagtcACATATCGTTGATCATCACTCCCACGTGGAACAGAGCCATTTTCAGCGCAGCTTGACGGCACAAAACCTCTCTTTATCTGTGAGAAATCTCCCAGCTCAGCCTCATGGCTCTGACACATGGACCTGTTACTGACTCACACGTAACCATAATCCATTATTTAATCCAGAATAATCTCTGATATCCTTTGATGCAAataagacagtgtgtgttttttccagtttaaattTTATTCCTTAACCCTCACTATACAAACATGAAGTTTAAAAGGtttaatgagggaaaaaaacatgcgACACTGAAGCTtctattacacatttattagcGTTCAGCAGCCTATAAACATCAAAGGCGATGGATTATAATGTACATATACTCCGTACATACAAGAACATATGAAATAGATATACATATATCTTGTAAATGTTGGTAACTGAAACTATATCACGCATAACATTCTTCTGAACTAAGAcaaaagataataaataaagataaccTTTAGGCATGTGGTTTGATACCAGTTAAAAACCCTGGACATGTCATGCACCTTGAGTACAGTATGGAGTAATGATTAGAGTGTATAGTAATAAAATGATCTCTAGAATTCTCTGGGATTGTCACCTCAAGCTCTCGTTCTCCTCGATGCACAGCATTGATGTAAAGCTGTCTTGTTTggatgggagaaaaaaaaaacccccagaaGACCCTCATTATAATCTCCTCATACACGAGTTTCAGGTTAACTATGGATTAACTGTGACTAGATACATAATCATAACTCATGCTTCACTTCCATAAATCCATCCTACTTGCACACGTTTGGCACAGGAATCCAAATACATACTCACGGCTCAAAGATCTCAACCTCTTTGGAACACAACAGAGTGACTATAAAGGTCACCACTGAGCAAACGCTAACGCTACTGTAGTTTAAATTATCGTATGATTAGCCACCGTTGCTAATCATGCTGGAGGAAGCGCCGCTGTCACGCTGTGTGTCCAGACCGAGCTTCTGGAGGTCGACGCCCATGCTGGCCAGCACCTGGAGCAGGGTCATCTCCTGCTGCGTGGCCTGGTCAATCAGCGCTGGACACGTCGGGTTGCACTGAGGCCACTGGCACGTGTCGATCAGGTGGAAGGGGCAGCCTTTCAGTGCCGTCTTGCTGTTCTTGTTGGCCTCCTGAAGGCTTCTGTCCCAGCACTGGAGCGCACGAGACAGAGACGTGCCCTTCACTTGGAAGTCCATCCAGTTACTGAAATCAAAGTGAGGGACAAGGATTCTCATCAGTATAGGATATCTCCTCATAATCATCGTTCGCGtttgattaattaaataattttttttttttttttttttgcaacagatACAAATAGTCACGAGGTCATTTTACGACCCACATAAAGGTCCGTGCTATCAGATATCGTTATGCTGGCtaggtgtgtgtgaaagtgtgaggTGGCATTTTGGTGACATACAGAATGCGACGTGATGGATGCGTGGTCGAAAATTGCAGCATGAGCTCATCATGTGCAGCTGCGGTGTCCTTACCTTTTAGTGATCAGCGTGTGGGACAAGCAGGATGGGGCGAACACGGcgctggagaaaaaaaacaaaaaacaaaaaaacataaaaccacaTGACGAGAGGTGGTTATGTGGTCCGTTTAAGTTTAGTGTAGCACTCTGTGAGAGTTCAGCGCTTACGTGACATCTTTGAGGGAGTTTTTCAGCTCTTTCCCGAGATTCTGCATGTAGGTCCACTGTTGTTCAGAAAGAGACTGTCCTCCTACGTAAATGTTCTCCACACGAAGCTGTTCCTCATCAAAGAGCCACTGAACCACAAACAGTGGAGCTGCAAAGAACAGATTTTGAACACCAGAGAGAAAGCCTGAGTTGAGACCATTTTGTAACCCTATTATGACCACAAACCAGCACCAATTAACTGTCCCTTAAATCAGAGGGGACCCTAAAATGTTTTCAATCCATCCAATTAAATCTCTGTCCCTGTCCCAGTGATTGTACATGAACTCACAGCTCAATAAGGAGTAGAGCTTGTGTCCGAAAAAGCATTGCCACTCCTCGCCTCGCTTGTATTGCTGCTTACACTTGTCTGGTAAAACTCCATTCCACATTCTGTGGGGGACAATAAGATGAGTTATTCTTCAGTTTTAAAAAGAATGTCCAAGCATTAAGGAAATTACTTTACCGTAACCCTTTCTTGATCGCATCAACCGGAGTGCAGGAGAGACTATCCGGACACTCTTGGGTCTTTTGCTGCTTGCTCTCCAGGAACCATCCGGAATCGACCAAGCCTCGAACCTGCACATCTGCCCCAAGCTGCTCCAGCTGACTGGCCACTTTCTCGATGTTCAGCAACACACCTGTACCTCCAGCACTGCAGGTAAGTGCGACAATAAccaaaaataaccaaaacaatcCCGACTGGCACAGAAGACATCATGGGACATCTCGTCGGTGCGATAACGGCATTCTTATTTTGGCCGAACAAACATGCCGCTAATCTGGGAAGAATCTCCAGAATTCAACATCCCTTTGTGGAGTGATATACATAGATATTATGTCATCGCGTCAAAGTATACATCTTCGTGGTGGACGACAGCAGGGACTGAAAATAGAGCTCTTGCCAGGGTTGCGTGTGCTGCTCGGATGGTGCCGACAAGGAGCTGGCTCCATACATGGAGAAAGTGTTTAAGCCACCTGACCCGATGCCTCTGCGTCTATTGTTTCCAGCAATGTGCTATTGAGATCTAAATGTATCTTGACAGCTATAACGAGTTGCCTCTGATACGCATCTCAGTCCTACCGAGTGTGAGGACATATGATCCTAGACATAGCACTTTTCATTTTGATAAGCCacttaatttaattaagaatGACAacacagcgctgttgaattcttgattctgattggtcagtgggtGATGATAACAGCacctataacagcagctctgatggcCACGCGGCTTGAGATCAGTGCGCTCGTTCTAACGTCTTACGGTTTCATTAGTAACAACCCGTTCAGTTGGGCTTGTGTAAAGGATGTGCcatataaacagattaaaaaacatgtggtagaatatatttctataacagcagtgttTTATGCCTTACGTATTACCTCGTTCCAGCCAGCATCACCACTTTGGCCTGTTTCAGTCCTTTCGTCGCAAGCTCTTTGATCAGCTCCCTGATGATCACGGATCCCATAAAGGAGTACTCTGACACGGAgcagacacaaacataaaaagggTAAATGATGCAGATACCAGTCAAAAGCTTTAATCAGTGACTCTGACCATTGCATAGATGTTAGTggttatctaattttttttactaaatgtgaaaaggggcacagtggcttagtggttagcacgttcgcctcacacctccagggttgggggttcgattcccgactccgccttgtgtgtgtggagtttgcatgttctccccgtgcctcgggggtttcctccgggtaatccggtttcctcccccggtccaaagacatgcatggtacagtaggttgattggcatctctggaaaattgtccctagcgtgtgagtgaatgagagtgtgtgtgtgtgccctgcgatgggttggcactccgtccagggtgtatcctgccttgatgcccgatgatgcctgagatccccgtcggctccccgtgacccgaggtagttcggataagcggtagaaaatgagtgagtgagtgagagagtaaatgtgaaaaaagtagGTGCTGGTAAGACGGTGGCGGTTATCCTAAGAATTCTGGGCCCTTAAAACCGAATCAtttgctaaaaacaaaccctgttGTTTTTGTCACCTGTTTCTTTTGCTTGCTTGGTCTTTGCTGCTGCTTTGTTTCCACTCCACACATCACTGGAGCAGTAGGGGACAAACCTGGTCACGTGCAACACAGAGAATccaaattaaatataaagatGTGTTTAGTTGCTCAACACATGCATTCACAATTACGAGTCTGATGCACTTACACAATGTTGGCATTATACCAGTGAGGATTCTCTTCAGATTGGGAAGACAAGATTCCAGTTCCTGAAAAAGACACATTCACAAGGGGCTCAGGCACTCAAAAcagaagcacagagagagagagagagagagagagagagagagagagagagagagagagcatttgcATGTAATGTTAGTGCTACAGGAAATGGTAGACAGCAGCCTACCTTTGCGAGTCTGTAACCAGTCAGATGAGCTCATCAGGCGAGGGATATTTTTATATCTGGAATCACAGGTCTCTTTGTTGTAACAGCACCAACCACCTAAAAATAATGCACTAATATTAGCCGGACATCCGGTTTTACTAGGGCAGCCCTGTTAGGCTGCTGTTCAGGCTCTCTTGGTATGGAGCACCTGCACCAGCCATGCTGTAAAAGTAGCAGTGTGAGATATGACCGGTGCAAAATTATTAACTCTCACATCACTAAATAAAGGCAAAGGAGCATAAAAGTCttcaaaaatgtaaagtttttaaaatatcCAAACAAATCCGAACAGGTTTTATAGCAAGAATGAGACCTAATCTCCTATTTAGCATCAGAGGTAGCTTGTAGCATTCAGCTAGTTATTATCATGCTAGCTAGCGTTGGACAGATTAGGAACAATTTTGTTATTAGCCTTaggtaatgtttatttttctccccaCATACCTTAGTTCCTTGGTGAAATTAAAGCATATTAACTACCCCTCAGTAACTGAAATCCTACACGTGACTCttattgtttttactttaactttATCCCACAGAGGTCTATGCTAACGTGGACCTCTTTTTCATAACAAAGATCTGTGgtgtttatatctttttttttcctcgacTTTATGACAATCCTTTTGTTTATAGTATAATATTTCATACTGAAAAGGGAACAGtgactaaaatataaaaatgtctgctgatttaaaaatacctgctatatatgtattattattatttttcttttaaaactacTGAGCAATATATACCTTGAATGCCATAGAagttgtttattcatttcaacTAACATTTTAGCTTTTTGCCAAAGGATTAATTTAgatgaggatttttttatttaattttttaaactgAGTAAAGAATTTCTCTCATTAACACAGCTATTCTCTCCCACTACAGGGGTTAATTATCTTTTTCCAATCTGGTAACATAGTGGGGGTTTTTTCTTGCCCCGTGCTGACACCATCGTACATGTAAGACGAAGTCGAAGCAACACGTCGGCACGcggaccaaaaaaacaaaagcaaaaaacaaaacaaaataaagagcaTGCCTAGAAGAAGATGCAAAATAGCGGCCAAAATAACGCGGAGCGGAACATTTAAGCCTGCTGACGGCCTCTTGACAAAATTAACCTCGTTTTAAATACTCACCCTCCAAAAATATCAGCCACCTCTTGCTTCCTTTGAACTCCTTTAGGTAAAACCTGTGGGtggcataataataattatagaatGGTATAGAATAGAAAGAGGTTATGGGATAGGCCTAGGACATGCTGAGGCGTTTTCCTAATTCAGCCTGTTTGTCAGCCAATGTTTATACCTTAGATAATTTCTTATTACTTCATTTGACAGTaggattaattaaaaaactatttaactGTGTTTTCACTAAACTACCATACTGTATCTGTGGACATGTAACATGTCAAgctgtttgtgtctttttaaacaGTAAGATTacttgtttatagctgctgcaATGCAAGCGATAAAAGGAACTAGCTTGTAAATGAGTAAAATCGACACCATGGTGCTGGTTAAAATGAGTGTGCTTTGAAACtccaaggaataaaacacgttGCTATCGGTTGCAGCTTCACCATCTCGCCTTCTCACCCGGCCGCAGTTCCGTCGTTGCACGTGGCCGGAGTGTTCCGCAGGAGGTGCAGCTTCATGTCATCGGCCGGCTTGTTGGCGGATGCCGTCTGCTGGTTCCCTGCACGCGTGTCTTTACTGGGACTCGGTGCAGAGTCGTCGTCTGGACCAACGTCTGCAGACGGACTGCTGGGTTTTTTAGCCGCTCTGCCACTCGGTTTGGCATTTCGGTTGTTGTTCTGGCAAAAAATGCCCCCCAGCATGAACAGGAATATTACATGACACAGGATCTTCATATCTAATCCAGCAGGACCTCCTTTGAAACAAGAAGGAAAAGAGGTAGAAGAAGCAGTAAAGTGTtcgaatgattaaaaaaatctctcCAAGACTCCAAGTAATTCTTCAcacctactactactactactaataataataatacaatcagATATTTCTCAGTATCCGTTAAACCTATTTTAATTTCCAGAAGTAAACACTTGAAATAAGGAGAATGAGATAAATTTCAAACTGacgtacaaaataataaataatcttcGTTATAGACAAATCTGTGTAGGATTTCTCGTTACGCTCGACCTATTGCGAGCTAGAAAAATTGTCCTTTTGAGAGTAAACGCTTGAACTGTGCAGGTACGTGTTAACCGGATAACAGATAAAGtgataatatattaaattaagaCATATATTATCACTTGTTAATAAATTTCTTCTAGGTTTGGTAAGTCTGATGCTGAATGGAATGAAAAGTATAAAGAAATGGCACTGAATTTTACTCATTTCATGCCTGaattttggctttgtagaaatTAGAGAATGGAATACGCAAAGATATAGAAATGGCTATTAGATTTATTATACAATCTTTACAAAGTGAGAAATAATAGCTTGACAaagatagtttttttttgtatggatTTTGTTAAATTGTTGAATTTGGCTTTCTTGAacagaataagaaaatgtagcttaaaaagagtaaaagagaaaaaaaaacgattgtaatgaataataatattattaataataataataataataataataatagtaaaaatgaatgaatgaatgaatgaatgaactgtacTAAATTATTTAGAGTAAAAGAGACATACCCTTTACAATCACGTCGTCCTGGTCACCTCGTCTGCTGTGTGGACCACCGTGGACAAATTGAGAGTTATTGACCTGATGGTTTACTGAAGCGAGCGGCGATGATCTTGGACTAAGGATATGGATGTGCTAGGTTTTATAGTGCCACCATATGGATTGCATTTCCTAGCGTTTATCTCTCCCCCCACCTCACACACTTTGAGCCGGTGCCAGCTCCGTGCTGTAACTGATGACACACCGGCGCTGGACGCCTGATGCCAAGAAGAAAGATAACAGGCACTCTACCAAccatatttcaaagccaggccCTACCCCTCCCTCCAACAGCGTCCCACAacaactcctcctcctcctcgctGACGGCTCGGGCCGGCTTTGATTTAAACACCTACATGGCTGAAATACCTGCACGGACCTTCAGATACATGGCATGCAGCAGGTCAGTGGAGTGAACGTCTCCTACACGCTCCAGCGAGAAACAGCAGGTCCTGAGTCAGATGGTGTTTATAATCCGGTCATCAACAAGGAGCAAATTTACACCATGTCTGATGAATTCTTCACTTTGATAGTAATCACAAATGCAACTCAATTTATCAACTATTTCTCATGAACAGATCATTACATAAGATATATGTATATCTCTACTAATcctatttcatttatttatttatttactaataaacTAATTTTTACTAATAAACTCTGTTTAACTGTTTTAGAAATCGAAATAATGTGGCTTCGTTTTATGACGATTTAAGATTCACATGAACAAATCCATGTAAAAATGGGCCTCAATCTTCTGTTTGCTTAATTATTTCACAATTATTTTAGATTCACACTGAAGTAgaaaagatattttcacttgctaaGACATCGattttattaatgctttaaGCGTTGATGCAATTTTATGAAATGTaccaaatttcattcattcattcattcattcatcttctaccgcttatccgaactacttcgggtcacggggagcctgtgcctatctcaggcgtcatcgggcatcaaggcaggatacaccctggacggagtgccaacccatcacagggcacacacacacactctcattcactcacacaatcacacactacggacaattttccagagatgccaatcaacctaccatgcatgtctttggaccgggggaggaaaccggagtacccggaggaaacccccgaggcacggggagaacatgcatactccacacacacaaggtggaggcaggaatcaaactcacaacccaggaggtgtgaggcgaacgcgctaaccactaagccaccgtgacccctctcttctggattaattaattaattaattatataagtAAGTCAGTaattcagtctgtctgtctgtctatctatctatctatctatctatctatctatctatctatctatctatatatctatagtTGAATAAAACAGcatactaaccctaaccctaattaaCTATATTAAAAgccttttattcatttgtgttttaaaggAAATCATGcttgaaaaacattttcatgcaaatcTTCTAATATTCTGAACACAGAATCACGAAaacgtgctttttttttattattatacgcCAGTTGTGTTGTAAcagtcaaaacaaaaacaagcatcaCGTGTTTATTACCGACTTTACTGATTACCGACTGAACCTTGATGCGTGACAGAAGAATTAAACAGACACCATGAACTTACCTTTGattttatctttaaaactgAGAACTGAGAGGCGGAAGGAATGGTTTCCTCTGTGCACCTTTTGAACTCAGCTGAAATATTTTGTGATTGCTATAGAATTAGATATGAATCTATTACTGTTGTTATGTGAGTAGATAAaacataaagataaaaaaaaggttgtcaTCTGAAGGTGATAAACCAACTTGGATCatatggtattttttatttatttgttatttaattatgtatgtatgtatttatttatttattttataaataaatattattttatttatttaatgatcgAGTATCTTGTATCAGTGCCATTATTTAAAGCAGTAACCAATTTtagatccatttttttttttcctaaacagGTTTTTTACAGTGTTGCGTGATGctaagatatatattttttttacttttatcgTGAAAAGATAGCTGGGTGCTTTAAAGCGTTGCCAGAAAATATTTCACGTACATGAAAATATTCGAGTAACGAAATATCTAAACAAGTCATCCAATGACATTGCGTTTTGGATTTGATCTACCGGGCCTTCATTCTTTTGCTATTTAAACGCGTGCAAGCCTCATTCTGTCTTCCCAGAAATCATTGCAACAATCTGTTAAGCAGACCTCAAAACACTTAAAAacctgagagaaagaaaaaaaatggtgtaAATCAAGCAAGAATGTTtagaaaaaaagcatttagaTGGCATTGCTGGTCTTTTATGTCTTTGATATCTGCTTCAACAGATTTTTGCAGAAGCTGGCAAAAGACTGCAGCTCTTGGGATCGATAGTGAAGACTCTGGATCGTGGCTGGAGCTGAAACACCCTCACGCTCTCACTTAGAGAATGACCAGATGCCCACGATGCCTCAGTGGGTCAAAGGGAAATCCAATGACAatgatttttacacacagagagagcataAGGAGTGATATCGCTATAAAATAGCAGGGGAAATGATCTGCTTAATGTGGAAGCGGAAAAATATCCAGTCAAAAAATGTTCTTTCAGATCGAAGTCAAAAAGTCGCTACTTTTAAATGTCGTCGAGTAGAAGTTTAACTGAGATGAAGATAACACCAGGTTTTTGTGTGATATGTAACTTGAAGTTAACTACAAATGTTTTTCGGTGTAAAGCAGCTCCGCTCTTTTTCTAAAAGAACATAATACGATCGTAAGTTTGATACTCACGTGCACAGCTAACGCTCGATAGTTTGCTAACGAATTAATCAGAAGTAAAATATTATGTAATTATGATAACTAGTAGATTATTCTAGCTACTGTAATTGATGTTAACCTGCCAAGGAAACTAATGCTAACTATGTT
This window harbors:
- the notum2 gene encoding carboxylesterase notum2, with product MKILCHVIFLFMLGGIFCQNNNRNAKPSGRAAKKPSSPSADVGPDDDSAPSPSKDTRAGNQQTASANKPADDMKLHLLRNTPATCNDGTAAGFYLKEFKGSKRWLIFLEGGWCCYNKETCDSRYKNIPRLMSSSDWLQTRKGTGILSSQSEENPHWYNANIVFVPYCSSDVWSGNKAAAKTKQAKETEYSFMGSVIIRELIKELATKGLKQAKVVMLAGTSAGGTGVLLNIEKVASQLEQLGADVQVRGLVDSGWFLESKQQKTQECPDSLSCTPVDAIKKGLRMWNGVLPDKCKQQYKRGEEWQCFFGHKLYSLLSSPLFVVQWLFDEEQLRVENIYVGGQSLSEQQWTYMQNLGKELKNSLKDVTAVFAPSCLSHTLITKSNWMDFQVKGTSLSRALQCWDRSLQEANKNSKTALKGCPFHLIDTCQWPQCNPTCPALIDQATQQEMTLLQVLASMGVDLQKLGLDTQRDSGASSSMISNGG